The proteins below are encoded in one region of Tamandua tetradactyla isolate mTamTet1 chromosome 9, mTamTet1.pri, whole genome shotgun sequence:
- the SF1 gene encoding splicing factor 1 isoform X3: MATGANATPLGKLPPPGMPPLPGSKGAFEPGQPPAPGPGAGLPGSGPPPPPPVGSMGALTAAFPFAALPPPPPPPPPPPPPQQPPPPPGSSCPPPPPPPPPPPPLYQRVSPPPPPPPQPPRQDQQAGRAGGGGDFPSKKRKRSRWNQDTMEQKTVIPGMPTVIPPGLTREQERAYIVQLQIEDLTRKLRTGDLGIPPNPEDRSPSPEPIYNSEGKRLNTREFRTRKKLEEERHNLITEMVALNPDFKPPADYKPPATRVSDKVMIPQDEYPEINFVGLLIGPRGNTLKNIEKECNAKIMIRGKGSVKEGKVGRKDGQMLPGEDEPLHALVTANTMENVKKAVEQIRNILKQGIETPEDQNDLRKMQLRELARLNGTLREDDNRILRPWQSSETRSITNTTVCTKCGGAGHIASDCKFQRPGDPQSAQDKARMDKEYLSLMAELGEAPVPASVGSTSGPATTPLASAPRPAAPANNPPPPSLMSTTQSRPPWMNSGPSESRPYHGMHGGGPGGPGGGPHSFPHPLPSLTGGHGGHPMQHNPNGPPPPWMQPPPPPMNQGPHPPGHHGPPPMGKSVPGKYACGLWGLSPASRKRYDAAAAYGHDAAAAAASQWAAPAPSLWSSSPMAAAAAAASATPSAQQQYGFQYPLAMAAKIPPRSGDGPSHESEDFPRPLVTLPGRQPQQRPWWTGWFGKAA, translated from the exons ATGGCGACCGGAGCGAACGCCACGCCGCTGGGTAAGCTGCCCCCCCCCGGCATGCCCCCCCTTCCCGGGTCCAAGGGGGCCTTCGAGCCGGGGCAGCCGCCTGCCCCTGGGCCTGGGGCGGGACTGCCGGGGTCCgggccgccgccaccgccgcccgTGGGATCGATGGGGGCCCTGACCGCGGCCTTCCCCTTCGCGGCGCTACCGCCGCCGCCTCCCCCGCCGCCGCCCCCCCCGCCGCCCCAGCAGCCGCCACCGCCTCCCGGTTCTTCGTGCCCGCCTCCGCCGccgccccctcctcctcctccgccgCTCTACCAGCGCGTgtcgccgccgccaccgccgccaccCCAGCCGCCGCGTCAGGACCAGCAGGCCGGCCGGGCCGGCGGGGGAGGAG ATTTCCCAAGTAAGAAGCGGAAGAGGAGCCGCTGGAACCAGGACACAATGGAACAGAAGACAGTGATCCCAGGAATGCCAACAGTTATCCCCCCTGGACTTACTCGGGAACAAGAAAGAGCTTATATAG TGCAACTGCAGATAGAAGACCTGACTCGTAAACTGCGCACAGGAGACCTGGGCATCCCCCCTAACCCTGAGGACAG GTCCCCTTCCCCTGAGCCCATCTACAATAGTGAGGGGAAGCGGCTTAACACCCGTGAGTTCCGCACCCGCAAAAAGCTGGAAGAGGAGCGACATAACCTCATCACGGAAATGGTTGCACTCAACCCTGATTTTAAGCCACCTGCAGATTACAA GCCTCCAGCAACGCGTGTGAGTGATAAAGTAATGATTCCACAAGATGAGTATCCAGAAATCAATTTCGTGGGGCTACTAATTGGGCCCAG AGGGAATACCCTGAAGAACATAGAGAAGGAATGCAACGCCAAGATTATGATCCGAGGGAAAGGGTCTGTTAAGGAAGGAAAGGTTGGGCGCAAAGATGGCCAGATGTTGCCAGGGGAGGATGAGCCACTTCATGCCCTGGTTACTGCCAATACCATGGAGAACGTCAAAAAGGCTGTAGAACAG ATAAGAAATATCCTGAAGCAGGGCATCGAGACTCCTGAGGACCAGAATGATCTACGGAAGATGCAGCTTCGGGAATTGGCTCGCTTGAATGGGACTCTTCGGGAAGATGATAACAG AATCTTAAGACCGTGGCAGAGCTCAGAGACCCGTAGCATTACCAACACCACAGTTTGTACCAAGTGTGGAGGGGCCGGCCACATCGCTTCTGATTGCAAATTCCAAAG GCCTGGTGACCCCCAGTCAGCTCAAGATAAAGCACGTATGGATAAAGAGTATCTGTCCCTCATGGCTGAATTGGGTGAAGCGCCTGTCCCAGCATCCGTGGGCTCCACTTCTGGGCCTGCCACCACACCCCTAGCCAGTGCACCTCGGCCTGCTGCTCCTGCCAACAACCCACCTCCACCG TCTCTCATGTCCACTACCCAGAGCCGCCCGCCTTGGATGAATTCTGGCCCTTCGGAGAGTCGGCCCTACCACGGCATGCACGGAGGGGGTCCTGGTGGACCAGGAGGTGGCCCCCACAGCTTTCCACACCCGTTACCCAGCCTGACAGGTGGGCATGGTGGACATCCCATGCAGCACAATCCCAATGGACCCCCACCCCCTTGGATGCAGCCACCGCCGCCGCCAATGAACCAGGGCCCCCACCCACCTGGGCACCATGGCCCTCCTCCAATGGGTAA ATCAGTACCTGGGAAGTACGCCTGTGGGCTCTGGGGTCTATCGCCTGCATCAAGGAAAAG GTATGATGCCGCCGCCGCCTATGGGCATgatgccgccgccgccgccgcctcccagTGGGcagcccccgccccctccctctGGTCCTCTTCCCCcatggcagcagcagcagcagcagcctccGCCACCCCCTCCGCCCAGCAGCAGTATGGCTTCCAGTACCCCCTTGCCATGGCAGCAAA GATCCCTCCCCGCAGCGGCGATGGCCCGAGCCATGAGAGTGAGGACTTTCCGCGCCCATTGGTGACCCTTCCAGGCAGACAGCCTCAGCAGCGCCCCTGGTGGACAGGATGGTTCGGCAAAGCAGCCTGA
- the SF1 gene encoding splicing factor 1 isoform X11, protein MATGANATPLDFPSKKRKRSRWNQDTMEQKTVIPGMPTVIPPGLTREQERAYIVQLQIEDLTRKLRTGDLGIPPNPEDRSPSPEPIYNSEGKRLNTREFRTRKKLEEERHNLITEMVALNPDFKPPADYKPPATRVSDKVMIPQDEYPEINFVGLLIGPRGNTLKNIEKECNAKIMIRGKGSVKEGKVGRKDGQMLPGEDEPLHALVTANTMENVKKAVEQIRNILKQGIETPEDQNDLRKMQLRELARLNGTLREDDNRILRPWQSSETRSITNTTVCTKCGGAGHIASDCKFQRPGDPQSAQDKARMDKEYLSLMAELGEAPVPASVGSTSGPATTPLASAPRPAAPANNPPPPSLMSTTQSRPPWMNSGPSESRPYHGMHGGGPGGPGGGPHSFPHPLPSLTGGHGGHPMQHNPNGPPPPWMQPPPPPMNQGPHPPGHHGPPPMGKSVPGKYACGLWGLSPASRKRYDAAAAYGHDAAAAAASQWAAPAPSLWSSSPMAAAAAAASATPSAQQQYGFQYPLAMAAKYDDYHHERWHRVHPAMATAAGGCRSFSRSPSDARQPHYGAPAPRGPAASAARGPSPSAASAAWFRRHDDPSPQRRWPEP, encoded by the exons ATGGCGACCGGAGCGAACGCCACGCCGCTGG ATTTCCCAAGTAAGAAGCGGAAGAGGAGCCGCTGGAACCAGGACACAATGGAACAGAAGACAGTGATCCCAGGAATGCCAACAGTTATCCCCCCTGGACTTACTCGGGAACAAGAAAGAGCTTATATAG TGCAACTGCAGATAGAAGACCTGACTCGTAAACTGCGCACAGGAGACCTGGGCATCCCCCCTAACCCTGAGGACAG GTCCCCTTCCCCTGAGCCCATCTACAATAGTGAGGGGAAGCGGCTTAACACCCGTGAGTTCCGCACCCGCAAAAAGCTGGAAGAGGAGCGACATAACCTCATCACGGAAATGGTTGCACTCAACCCTGATTTTAAGCCACCTGCAGATTACAA GCCTCCAGCAACGCGTGTGAGTGATAAAGTAATGATTCCACAAGATGAGTATCCAGAAATCAATTTCGTGGGGCTACTAATTGGGCCCAG AGGGAATACCCTGAAGAACATAGAGAAGGAATGCAACGCCAAGATTATGATCCGAGGGAAAGGGTCTGTTAAGGAAGGAAAGGTTGGGCGCAAAGATGGCCAGATGTTGCCAGGGGAGGATGAGCCACTTCATGCCCTGGTTACTGCCAATACCATGGAGAACGTCAAAAAGGCTGTAGAACAG ATAAGAAATATCCTGAAGCAGGGCATCGAGACTCCTGAGGACCAGAATGATCTACGGAAGATGCAGCTTCGGGAATTGGCTCGCTTGAATGGGACTCTTCGGGAAGATGATAACAG AATCTTAAGACCGTGGCAGAGCTCAGAGACCCGTAGCATTACCAACACCACAGTTTGTACCAAGTGTGGAGGGGCCGGCCACATCGCTTCTGATTGCAAATTCCAAAG GCCTGGTGACCCCCAGTCAGCTCAAGATAAAGCACGTATGGATAAAGAGTATCTGTCCCTCATGGCTGAATTGGGTGAAGCGCCTGTCCCAGCATCCGTGGGCTCCACTTCTGGGCCTGCCACCACACCCCTAGCCAGTGCACCTCGGCCTGCTGCTCCTGCCAACAACCCACCTCCACCG TCTCTCATGTCCACTACCCAGAGCCGCCCGCCTTGGATGAATTCTGGCCCTTCGGAGAGTCGGCCCTACCACGGCATGCACGGAGGGGGTCCTGGTGGACCAGGAGGTGGCCCCCACAGCTTTCCACACCCGTTACCCAGCCTGACAGGTGGGCATGGTGGACATCCCATGCAGCACAATCCCAATGGACCCCCACCCCCTTGGATGCAGCCACCGCCGCCGCCAATGAACCAGGGCCCCCACCCACCTGGGCACCATGGCCCTCCTCCAATGGGTAA ATCAGTACCTGGGAAGTACGCCTGTGGGCTCTGGGGTCTATCGCCTGCATCAAGGAAAAG GTATGATGCCGCCGCCGCCTATGGGCATgatgccgccgccgccgccgcctcccagTGGGcagcccccgccccctccctctGGTCCTCTTCCCCcatggcagcagcagcagcagcagcctccGCCACCCCCTCCGCCCAGCAGCAGTATGGCTTCCAGTACCCCCTTGCCATGGCAGCAAA ATACGACGACTACCACCACGAGCGCTGGCACAGGGTCCATCCCGCCATGGCAACAGCAGCAGGCGGCTGCCGCAGCTTCTCCAGGAGCCCCTCAGATGCAAGGCAACCCCACTATGGTGCCCCTGCCCCCCGGGGTCCAGCCGCCTCTGCCGCCCGGGGCCCCTCCCCCTCCGCCGCCTCCGCCGCCTGGTTCCGCCGGCATGAT GATCCCTCCCCGCAGCGGCGATGGCCCGAGCCATGA
- the SF1 gene encoding splicing factor 1 isoform X13 produces MATGANATPLDFPSKKRKRSRWNQDTMEQKTVIPGMPTVIPPGLTREQERAYIVQLQIEDLTRKLRTGDLGIPPNPEDRSPSPEPIYNSEGKRLNTREFRTRKKLEEERHNLITEMVALNPDFKPPADYKPPATRVSDKVMIPQDEYPEINFVGLLIGPRGNTLKNIEKECNAKIMIRGKGSVKEGKVGRKDGQMLPGEDEPLHALVTANTMENVKKAVEQIRNILKQGIETPEDQNDLRKMQLRELARLNGTLREDDNRILRPWQSSETRSITNTTVCTKCGGAGHIASDCKFQRPGDPQSAQDKARMDKEYLSLMAELGEAPVPASVGSTSGPATTPLASAPRPAAPANNPPPPSLMSTTQSRPPWMNSGPSESRPYHGMHGGGPGGPGGGPHSFPHPLPSLTGGHGGHPMQHNPNGPPPPWMQPPPPPMNQGPHPPGHHGPPPMGKSVPGKYACGLWGLSPASRKRYDAAAAYGHDAAAAAASQWAAPAPSLWSSSPMAAAAAAASATPSAQQQYGFQYPLAMAAKIPPRSGDGPSHESEDFPRPLVTLPGRQPQQRPWWTGWFGKAA; encoded by the exons ATGGCGACCGGAGCGAACGCCACGCCGCTGG ATTTCCCAAGTAAGAAGCGGAAGAGGAGCCGCTGGAACCAGGACACAATGGAACAGAAGACAGTGATCCCAGGAATGCCAACAGTTATCCCCCCTGGACTTACTCGGGAACAAGAAAGAGCTTATATAG TGCAACTGCAGATAGAAGACCTGACTCGTAAACTGCGCACAGGAGACCTGGGCATCCCCCCTAACCCTGAGGACAG GTCCCCTTCCCCTGAGCCCATCTACAATAGTGAGGGGAAGCGGCTTAACACCCGTGAGTTCCGCACCCGCAAAAAGCTGGAAGAGGAGCGACATAACCTCATCACGGAAATGGTTGCACTCAACCCTGATTTTAAGCCACCTGCAGATTACAA GCCTCCAGCAACGCGTGTGAGTGATAAAGTAATGATTCCACAAGATGAGTATCCAGAAATCAATTTCGTGGGGCTACTAATTGGGCCCAG AGGGAATACCCTGAAGAACATAGAGAAGGAATGCAACGCCAAGATTATGATCCGAGGGAAAGGGTCTGTTAAGGAAGGAAAGGTTGGGCGCAAAGATGGCCAGATGTTGCCAGGGGAGGATGAGCCACTTCATGCCCTGGTTACTGCCAATACCATGGAGAACGTCAAAAAGGCTGTAGAACAG ATAAGAAATATCCTGAAGCAGGGCATCGAGACTCCTGAGGACCAGAATGATCTACGGAAGATGCAGCTTCGGGAATTGGCTCGCTTGAATGGGACTCTTCGGGAAGATGATAACAG AATCTTAAGACCGTGGCAGAGCTCAGAGACCCGTAGCATTACCAACACCACAGTTTGTACCAAGTGTGGAGGGGCCGGCCACATCGCTTCTGATTGCAAATTCCAAAG GCCTGGTGACCCCCAGTCAGCTCAAGATAAAGCACGTATGGATAAAGAGTATCTGTCCCTCATGGCTGAATTGGGTGAAGCGCCTGTCCCAGCATCCGTGGGCTCCACTTCTGGGCCTGCCACCACACCCCTAGCCAGTGCACCTCGGCCTGCTGCTCCTGCCAACAACCCACCTCCACCG TCTCTCATGTCCACTACCCAGAGCCGCCCGCCTTGGATGAATTCTGGCCCTTCGGAGAGTCGGCCCTACCACGGCATGCACGGAGGGGGTCCTGGTGGACCAGGAGGTGGCCCCCACAGCTTTCCACACCCGTTACCCAGCCTGACAGGTGGGCATGGTGGACATCCCATGCAGCACAATCCCAATGGACCCCCACCCCCTTGGATGCAGCCACCGCCGCCGCCAATGAACCAGGGCCCCCACCCACCTGGGCACCATGGCCCTCCTCCAATGGGTAA ATCAGTACCTGGGAAGTACGCCTGTGGGCTCTGGGGTCTATCGCCTGCATCAAGGAAAAG GTATGATGCCGCCGCCGCCTATGGGCATgatgccgccgccgccgccgcctcccagTGGGcagcccccgccccctccctctGGTCCTCTTCCCCcatggcagcagcagcagcagcagcctccGCCACCCCCTCCGCCCAGCAGCAGTATGGCTTCCAGTACCCCCTTGCCATGGCAGCAAA GATCCCTCCCCGCAGCGGCGATGGCCCGAGCCATGAGAGTGAGGACTTTCCGCGCCCATTGGTGACCCTTCCAGGCAGACAGCCTCAGCAGCGCCCCTGGTGGACAGGATGGTTCGGCAAAGCAGCCTGA
- the SF1 gene encoding splicing factor 1 isoform X1, which yields MATGANATPLGKLPPPGMPPLPGSKGAFEPGQPPAPGPGAGLPGSGPPPPPPVGSMGALTAAFPFAALPPPPPPPPPPPPPQQPPPPPGSSCPPPPPPPPPPPPLYQRVSPPPPPPPQPPRQDQQAGRAGGGGDFPSKKRKRSRWNQDTMEQKTVIPGMPTVIPPGLTREQERAYIVQLQIEDLTRKLRTGDLGIPPNPEDRSPSPEPIYNSEGKRLNTREFRTRKKLEEERHNLITEMVALNPDFKPPADYKPPATRVSDKVMIPQDEYPEINFVGLLIGPRGNTLKNIEKECNAKIMIRGKGSVKEGKVGRKDGQMLPGEDEPLHALVTANTMENVKKAVEQIRNILKQGIETPEDQNDLRKMQLRELARLNGTLREDDNRILRPWQSSETRSITNTTVCTKCGGAGHIASDCKFQRPGDPQSAQDKARMDKEYLSLMAELGEAPVPASVGSTSGPATTPLASAPRPAAPANNPPPPSLMSTTQSRPPWMNSGPSESRPYHGMHGGGPGGPGGGPHSFPHPLPSLTGGHGGHPMQHNPNGPPPPWMQPPPPPMNQGPHPPGHHGPPPMDQYLGSTPVGSGVYRLHQGKGMMPPPPMGMMPPPPPPPSGQPPPPPSGPLPPWQQQQQQPPPPPPPSSSMASSTPLPWQQNTTTTTTSAGTGSIPPWQQQQAAAAASPGAPQMQGNPTMVPLPPGVQPPLPPGAPPPPPPPPPGSAGMMYAPPPPPPPPMDPSNFVTMMGMGVAGMPPFGMPPAPPPPPPQN from the exons ATGGCGACCGGAGCGAACGCCACGCCGCTGGGTAAGCTGCCCCCCCCCGGCATGCCCCCCCTTCCCGGGTCCAAGGGGGCCTTCGAGCCGGGGCAGCCGCCTGCCCCTGGGCCTGGGGCGGGACTGCCGGGGTCCgggccgccgccaccgccgcccgTGGGATCGATGGGGGCCCTGACCGCGGCCTTCCCCTTCGCGGCGCTACCGCCGCCGCCTCCCCCGCCGCCGCCCCCCCCGCCGCCCCAGCAGCCGCCACCGCCTCCCGGTTCTTCGTGCCCGCCTCCGCCGccgccccctcctcctcctccgccgCTCTACCAGCGCGTgtcgccgccgccaccgccgccaccCCAGCCGCCGCGTCAGGACCAGCAGGCCGGCCGGGCCGGCGGGGGAGGAG ATTTCCCAAGTAAGAAGCGGAAGAGGAGCCGCTGGAACCAGGACACAATGGAACAGAAGACAGTGATCCCAGGAATGCCAACAGTTATCCCCCCTGGACTTACTCGGGAACAAGAAAGAGCTTATATAG TGCAACTGCAGATAGAAGACCTGACTCGTAAACTGCGCACAGGAGACCTGGGCATCCCCCCTAACCCTGAGGACAG GTCCCCTTCCCCTGAGCCCATCTACAATAGTGAGGGGAAGCGGCTTAACACCCGTGAGTTCCGCACCCGCAAAAAGCTGGAAGAGGAGCGACATAACCTCATCACGGAAATGGTTGCACTCAACCCTGATTTTAAGCCACCTGCAGATTACAA GCCTCCAGCAACGCGTGTGAGTGATAAAGTAATGATTCCACAAGATGAGTATCCAGAAATCAATTTCGTGGGGCTACTAATTGGGCCCAG AGGGAATACCCTGAAGAACATAGAGAAGGAATGCAACGCCAAGATTATGATCCGAGGGAAAGGGTCTGTTAAGGAAGGAAAGGTTGGGCGCAAAGATGGCCAGATGTTGCCAGGGGAGGATGAGCCACTTCATGCCCTGGTTACTGCCAATACCATGGAGAACGTCAAAAAGGCTGTAGAACAG ATAAGAAATATCCTGAAGCAGGGCATCGAGACTCCTGAGGACCAGAATGATCTACGGAAGATGCAGCTTCGGGAATTGGCTCGCTTGAATGGGACTCTTCGGGAAGATGATAACAG AATCTTAAGACCGTGGCAGAGCTCAGAGACCCGTAGCATTACCAACACCACAGTTTGTACCAAGTGTGGAGGGGCCGGCCACATCGCTTCTGATTGCAAATTCCAAAG GCCTGGTGACCCCCAGTCAGCTCAAGATAAAGCACGTATGGATAAAGAGTATCTGTCCCTCATGGCTGAATTGGGTGAAGCGCCTGTCCCAGCATCCGTGGGCTCCACTTCTGGGCCTGCCACCACACCCCTAGCCAGTGCACCTCGGCCTGCTGCTCCTGCCAACAACCCACCTCCACCG TCTCTCATGTCCACTACCCAGAGCCGCCCGCCTTGGATGAATTCTGGCCCTTCGGAGAGTCGGCCCTACCACGGCATGCACGGAGGGGGTCCTGGTGGACCAGGAGGTGGCCCCCACAGCTTTCCACACCCGTTACCCAGCCTGACAGGTGGGCATGGTGGACATCCCATGCAGCACAATCCCAATGGACCCCCACCCCCTTGGATGCAGCCACCGCCGCCGCCAATGAACCAGGGCCCCCACCCACCTGGGCACCATGGCCCTCCTCCAATGG ATCAGTACCTGGGAAGTACGCCTGTGGGCTCTGGGGTCTATCGCCTGCATCAAGGAAAAG GTATGATGCCGCCGCCGCCTATGGGCATgatgccgccgccgccgccgcctcccagTGGGcagcccccgccccctccctctGGTCCTCTTCCCCcatggcagcagcagcagcagcagcctccGCCACCCCCTCCGCCCAGCAGCAGTATGGCTTCCAGTACCCCCTTGCCATGGCAGCAAA ATACGACGACTACCACCACGAGCGCTGGCACAGGGTCCATCCCGCCATGGCAACAGCAGCAGGCGGCTGCCGCAGCTTCTCCAGGAGCCCCTCAGATGCAAGGCAACCCCACTATGGTGCCCCTGCCCCCCGGGGTCCAGCCGCCTCTGCCGCCCGGGGCCCCTCCCCCTCCGCCGCCTCCGCCGCCTGGTTCCGCCGGCATGATGTATGCCCCGCCCCCTCCTCCTCCGCCTCCCATGGACCCTTCTAACTTTGTCACCATGATGGGCATGGGGGTGGCGGGCATGCCACCCTTCGGGATGCCTCCAGCTCCCCCACCGCCTCCACCACAGAACTag
- the SF1 gene encoding splicing factor 1 isoform X6 has protein sequence MATGANATPLDFPSKKRKRSRWNQDTMEQKTVIPGMPTVIPPGLTREQERAYIVQLQIEDLTRKLRTGDLGIPPNPEDRSPSPEPIYNSEGKRLNTREFRTRKKLEEERHNLITEMVALNPDFKPPADYKPPATRVSDKVMIPQDEYPEINFVGLLIGPRGNTLKNIEKECNAKIMIRGKGSVKEGKVGRKDGQMLPGEDEPLHALVTANTMENVKKAVEQIRNILKQGIETPEDQNDLRKMQLRELARLNGTLREDDNRILRPWQSSETRSITNTTVCTKCGGAGHIASDCKFQRPGDPQSAQDKARMDKEYLSLMAELGEAPVPASVGSTSGPATTPLASAPRPAAPANNPPPPSLMSTTQSRPPWMNSGPSESRPYHGMHGGGPGGPGGGPHSFPHPLPSLTGGHGGHPMQHNPNGPPPPWMQPPPPPMNQGPHPPGHHGPPPMDQYLGSTPVGSGVYRLHQGKGMMPPPPMGMMPPPPPPPSGQPPPPPSGPLPPWQQQQQQPPPPPPPSSSMASSTPLPWQQNTTTTTTSAGTGSIPPWQQQQAAAAASPGAPQMQGNPTMVPLPPGVQPPLPPGAPPPPPPPPPGSAGMMYAPPPPPPPPMDPSNFVTMMGMGVAGMPPFGMPPAPPPPPPQN, from the exons ATGGCGACCGGAGCGAACGCCACGCCGCTGG ATTTCCCAAGTAAGAAGCGGAAGAGGAGCCGCTGGAACCAGGACACAATGGAACAGAAGACAGTGATCCCAGGAATGCCAACAGTTATCCCCCCTGGACTTACTCGGGAACAAGAAAGAGCTTATATAG TGCAACTGCAGATAGAAGACCTGACTCGTAAACTGCGCACAGGAGACCTGGGCATCCCCCCTAACCCTGAGGACAG GTCCCCTTCCCCTGAGCCCATCTACAATAGTGAGGGGAAGCGGCTTAACACCCGTGAGTTCCGCACCCGCAAAAAGCTGGAAGAGGAGCGACATAACCTCATCACGGAAATGGTTGCACTCAACCCTGATTTTAAGCCACCTGCAGATTACAA GCCTCCAGCAACGCGTGTGAGTGATAAAGTAATGATTCCACAAGATGAGTATCCAGAAATCAATTTCGTGGGGCTACTAATTGGGCCCAG AGGGAATACCCTGAAGAACATAGAGAAGGAATGCAACGCCAAGATTATGATCCGAGGGAAAGGGTCTGTTAAGGAAGGAAAGGTTGGGCGCAAAGATGGCCAGATGTTGCCAGGGGAGGATGAGCCACTTCATGCCCTGGTTACTGCCAATACCATGGAGAACGTCAAAAAGGCTGTAGAACAG ATAAGAAATATCCTGAAGCAGGGCATCGAGACTCCTGAGGACCAGAATGATCTACGGAAGATGCAGCTTCGGGAATTGGCTCGCTTGAATGGGACTCTTCGGGAAGATGATAACAG AATCTTAAGACCGTGGCAGAGCTCAGAGACCCGTAGCATTACCAACACCACAGTTTGTACCAAGTGTGGAGGGGCCGGCCACATCGCTTCTGATTGCAAATTCCAAAG GCCTGGTGACCCCCAGTCAGCTCAAGATAAAGCACGTATGGATAAAGAGTATCTGTCCCTCATGGCTGAATTGGGTGAAGCGCCTGTCCCAGCATCCGTGGGCTCCACTTCTGGGCCTGCCACCACACCCCTAGCCAGTGCACCTCGGCCTGCTGCTCCTGCCAACAACCCACCTCCACCG TCTCTCATGTCCACTACCCAGAGCCGCCCGCCTTGGATGAATTCTGGCCCTTCGGAGAGTCGGCCCTACCACGGCATGCACGGAGGGGGTCCTGGTGGACCAGGAGGTGGCCCCCACAGCTTTCCACACCCGTTACCCAGCCTGACAGGTGGGCATGGTGGACATCCCATGCAGCACAATCCCAATGGACCCCCACCCCCTTGGATGCAGCCACCGCCGCCGCCAATGAACCAGGGCCCCCACCCACCTGGGCACCATGGCCCTCCTCCAATGG ATCAGTACCTGGGAAGTACGCCTGTGGGCTCTGGGGTCTATCGCCTGCATCAAGGAAAAG GTATGATGCCGCCGCCGCCTATGGGCATgatgccgccgccgccgccgcctcccagTGGGcagcccccgccccctccctctGGTCCTCTTCCCCcatggcagcagcagcagcagcagcctccGCCACCCCCTCCGCCCAGCAGCAGTATGGCTTCCAGTACCCCCTTGCCATGGCAGCAAA ATACGACGACTACCACCACGAGCGCTGGCACAGGGTCCATCCCGCCATGGCAACAGCAGCAGGCGGCTGCCGCAGCTTCTCCAGGAGCCCCTCAGATGCAAGGCAACCCCACTATGGTGCCCCTGCCCCCCGGGGTCCAGCCGCCTCTGCCGCCCGGGGCCCCTCCCCCTCCGCCGCCTCCGCCGCCTGGTTCCGCCGGCATGATGTATGCCCCGCCCCCTCCTCCTCCGCCTCCCATGGACCCTTCTAACTTTGTCACCATGATGGGCATGGGGGTGGCGGGCATGCCACCCTTCGGGATGCCTCCAGCTCCCCCACCGCCTCCACCACAGAACTag